GATCACAGAAGCAATGCGAGGCGAAGGCGCACATTTAAAACGCCCTGATGGCACACGATTCATGCCAGATTTTGATGACCGAGAAGAGCTTGCTCCACGAGATGTTGTTGCGCGAGCGATAGATTATGAAATGAAACGTTTAGGCGCAAACTGTGTCTATTTGGATATTTCTCATAAAAATAAAGACTTTATTATCGAACATTTCCCTACCATATACGCGAAATGCTTGAGTGTTGGCTTGGATATCACCAAAGAACCTATTCCTGTTGTACCGGCAGCCCATTATACATGCGGTGGTGTAATGACAGATTTCAATGGCAAAACTGACATCGCTAATTTATATGCCATTGGTGAGGTTGCCTATACCGGGTTACATGGAGCAAATCGTATGGCAAGCAATTCCCTGCTTGAGTGCATCGTTTTTGCACATGCTGCTGCGCAGGACATTCTGTCGAATATTAACACACAGCCAGAAACCACTGCCTTGTCTCCTTGGGACGAAAGCCAAGTAAGCGACTCTGATGAAGAAGTTGTGATCACGCACAATTGGCACGAACTCAGATTATTTATGTGGGACTACGTCGGTATCGTCCGTTCAACAAAACGACTAGAGCGTGCATTAAGGCGTGTGGAGTTATTGCAGCAAGAAATTCATGAATACTACGCCAACTTTAGAGTCAGTAATAACTTATTAGAACTGCGTAACTTAGTTCAGGTTGCTGAGCTCATTATTCGCAGCGCATTAGCAAGAACGGAAAGTCGAGGGCTTCACTATACGTTAGATTACCCTGAACAACACGACAAACCCGAGCCAACAATATTAGAACCATAACCTAGTTTGTCTGCAATGCAATGCGATTCAGATGACACCAACTTACTGAGTCCATTGCATTATCTACAAATACAAGCCTGCGCTTTTTGCCACAATTACTGTGTATCTCAAAGATCAAAAACGTTGCATGTCGTTGTGCATGTCTTATCACACCTTCAAAAATCGCATCTTGTTGCGATATCTGAATCCAAGCATCTTTCTCAAGTAACACTAGGTTACCTGATGCCGGCATAACTTTGATCGAGTGTTTGAGGGCGTGCAAATAACCAATGTAACTCAGTATTACGCTACCCCACCACAGTGATGGCGCAATTAGACACAGAAAAAATGCGAGACAAATAAAAAAGACCACAAGTATTTTGCGGTCTAATATATTGCTTTGAAAAGAGATACTATACGCGGACTCTATCAAGAATGAATTGCACCATATTATTTAGGTCTGGATGAGGGCATTTTTCATGACCCATAAACCACGCAAACAGATCTGGGTCTTCGACCTCTAACAATCGTTGGAAGACAAGCTTATCCGCATCGCTTAACTGGTCATAAGCCTCATCAACAAATGGCTCAAGCAATACATCTAACTCTAACATGCCACGTCGACAGGCCCACTTAATGCGGGGTTTTGGATACAATTGTTCCATATTGCTCAAATACCTCTTATTTAACACAAATACATCACGTTAGGCAGTATAACCGATACTCGCCAATCAGGAAAATGTGTTCGACTTTCTATTGCGCTAGCGCAACACTGTACAGCGGATAGTCATTATTAAGAATTATTGTCATTTGATCTTGGTTTTACCTATCTCAGCACCCATTTATCAGGTAACATTATTGAAACTATTTACTCAGGATCAGCTTGATGGCCACTGTATACCAACTCCCTCTTCGCTTACTCTCAGTAACCGGGCAAGAAAAACTTAGCTACCTTCATGGACAAGTAACTCAAGATATTAACCTAGTCCAAGAGAACAACTTCCTATGGACAGGCCACTGCAGCCCAAAAGGTAAGCTGTGGGCAGCACTGCGTGTTTTTCGTTTCAATGAGGCCTATTGTTTAATTGGATCAGAACCTGAAGTTGAAGTGGCATGTCGCGAATTGAGTAAATATGGTGTATTTGCACAAGTAGACATTAACATTACCGATCATAAATGTTTTGGTGTACTCAATGACGCGGCAATTGAAGTGTGTGAGACCCTTGGACTAGAATTTGATGCTGACAGCAATGCCTGTCAATTCGCAGCCGGAAAAGGCCTGAAACTAAATGATGGCAGCCTCATCTTAATCTTTGATAGTGCTGAGACTATGCCTGAAGTGCT
This genomic window from Pseudoalteromonas luteoviolacea contains:
- the nadB gene encoding L-aspartate oxidase, with the protein product MKKKMQHQTDVIIVGSGAAGLSLALSLANHCQVTVISKGALKEGSTLYAQGGIAAVFDKKNDSIESHVEDTLKAGGGLCDREAVHYTASNAKKCLKWLIEQGVPFDMEFDSKGKERYHLTREGGHSHRRILHAADATGKAVQTTLVDRVLEHNNIEVLEQYNAIDLITSKTPSDKRVKGLYVYNRKHNCVEAIAAKYVALATGGASKVYLYTSNPDVSSGDGIAMAWRAGCKVANMEFNQFHPTSLYHPKLQNFLITEAMRGEGAHLKRPDGTRFMPDFDDREELAPRDVVARAIDYEMKRLGANCVYLDISHKNKDFIIEHFPTIYAKCLSVGLDITKEPIPVVPAAHYTCGGVMTDFNGKTDIANLYAIGEVAYTGLHGANRMASNSLLECIVFAHAAAQDILSNINTQPETTALSPWDESQVSDSDEEVVITHNWHELRLFMWDYVGIVRSTKRLERALRRVELLQQEIHEYYANFRVSNNLLELRNLVQVAELIIRSALARTESRGLHYTLDYPEQHDKPEPTILEP
- a CDS encoding succinate dehydrogenase assembly factor 2 — protein: MEQLYPKPRIKWACRRGMLELDVLLEPFVDEAYDQLSDADKLVFQRLLEVEDPDLFAWFMGHEKCPHPDLNNMVQFILDRVRV
- a CDS encoding YgfZ/GcvT domain-containing protein, which translates into the protein MATVYQLPLRLLSVTGQEKLSYLHGQVTQDINLVQENNFLWTGHCSPKGKLWAALRVFRFNEAYCLIGSEPEVEVACRELSKYGVFAQVDINITDHKCFGVLNDAAIEVCETLGLEFDADSNACQFAAGKGLKLNDGSLILIFDSAETMPEVLTVETDPSAFQIRDILAGEPQLGEHGIDEFVPQMVNLQALNGISFKKGCYTGQETVARMRYLGKNKRAMFIVQGQSQSPLDIKDLEMQLEENNWRRAGKVIHQAYDSITKTYYALAVLPNDLEDSAILRPKDNDSVSLAIKALPYSIEDN